The window AACGGCCGGCCGTGCAGCAGTGTGGTGTCCTCGGCCCCGGCGGAGGGGTCGCTGATCCGCAGGACGTCGAGATCGGTGTCGAGCACATGGAGCCGCACACGCGCCTGGGTGAAGACCACGTCGAGCAGCGCCGTCCCGACCGCGTCACCGCCATCGCCCCCGTCGGGCGCGGCCTCCCAGAAGGCCCAGTCGGCACCGGCCAGGGGCTCCAGCCTGAGCCCCGCCGAAACCTCGCCGTCACCGGCCGCACGGCCGCTGTCACCGGCCAGCACATCCATGACGTGCAGTCCGAGCGCGTCGGCGGTGGCGGGACCGAAACGCCGCTCGGCCGCCCGGCTCCACCCGGTGACCACTCCGGCGCCGTCCACGACCATCAGGGGCGCATCAGCCATGAAGCAAGCTCCTTAGCCCCCTCGCGGGGTCCGGGACGGACCTCCGCACTCGACGACCCCTACCGAACCAGCATCGGCCCCCGCTCCGGCGCCCGCTACCGGAGGACGGGGTGGACGGCGGGGCTCCGCCCTCCGGACGGGGGCGACGGCAGCCTAGATTCTGGTCCCGTGGTCAGACTCCAGGAAAAAACGTGTCAACAAACGGCCTCGACAAGGGAATGCACCAATTCGAGACAGCAGACTGACGTTGCGTTGACGCCTACGCTGGGCGATGGCAAGACACCACAACTTGAGCCTACTCACCCCTCAAGGGCTCCACGGGCGGCCGCTCGTCAGAGCCTCCATGGCAGAAGCAACCTCCCGGGAGCGCGCGAGAATGAATTCAGAATAGTCATTCTTACGCAATGGCCCCTCCGGGATTGCGTGCGTCTTAAGTCTGAATACGGTTTCGTCGTCACCCAGACTATTGGCTTCCGCCCGGTCCCTCATGTAAACGAGAGGCTCCTTATCTCGGATTGTTCTATTAGTCTTCCATGTAATAAGGGCACAGTTAAGAGCCAGATTCGCCGCGATTTCAGATCGGACGTTTTTCAGGTACCCATCAGGGAAGATGTGATGATACTCTCGCTGAGTTACATTCAGAACCGAAATGGGCCCACCATCCGCCAAATCAGTCGCTCCACCCTTGAGGCTCACAAGAAGGATGGCGCGCGCGAGCCGGTCCTTCTTCTTGGGCCACCCCGCCTCACGAAGATCCTCTTCACTGGGAAGGTCATACCCAAAAATCGGAGGCGCCGCATCTGTCCGCCCATCACGAATCGCTTTAGTCAGTTCGCGCACGTCCTGAATCACTGCAGTGTGCGCACTGCTCTCGTAGCGCTCCGTAAAAAATCCGCGCCACATGAACTTCCGCAGCAGCGTTCGAGCCTCGCCAAGCCGATCTGGACTTAGCTTCACACCATAGGACCACAAAGCGATCAGAGCCGGAACCACGGTGAAGATGGGAAGTCGCGCCCCATCAAGAACCTTCTCAGCCTCTAGGAACTCGACAGCCTTTTCTGCCCCACCTACAAGTTCAGGCCAGTCTCTCACTACTTCATCCCAGTCCAAGCTCAGAATACTGGGACGATCCGGCGTCTTGTCCTGCATAAGCGCTGCGGTTCTCAACACAATATCCTGAACATCACCATAGCGGGAAAGTCCAGGAACACGCCCATTTAGATTCTCTAGAAGATCATGCAGCGATTCACCTACAGCTTGCTCAATATCAGCGGTGATGATATCGAAGATCGAAAGAGGTGTAGATCCAGTATTAATCCTCGTGAAAACCTCGAGAACCTGAGCGGGACTAGTCGTCGCAGGGAGAGAAAGGAAGGGGATGTTAAACGAAGAGAACCTTGCGCGCCATTCTTGAATCTTCATCAAGTGCTTCACGAACTCTGCGTGATTATCACCAGAAGCGGCTTGGATCCATTCCAGCGCATCCGCGTTCGCCGCCTCTCCCGGCTGGAGCAACTGCACCGGAATCAGTCCGCGCTCAAGCAGCTTCGTCGGATCACCCAACCAAAGGGGATATCGCCTATCGCCCCTCACGCTTACCTTCACCGACTGAACGGCTATGCCCTCATAGTCGGTTTTCTCATTAAAGCTTACAAAAAATGCCCTCTCGGGATAGTCGCCTTGAAGGCTCTTCCAGAGGGCAGTGATCCTTTGCTGTCCGTCAAGGAGCAGCTCGCTAACTTTCCCGCCAGCAGGAGCGCTGTTAATCGGTCGGGGATGAAAAGGAGGGTTTCCCTCCACTTCGAGCACGAACATTGCCCCGATAGGAAGGTCATTCAATACGCTTTCAAGCAAGCTCTGGACTTGTGAATAACTCCAAGCTTCAAACCTTTGAAACCGGGGGAGCTTCACCTGGCCCGACCTGACAGTTGCCAGCCAGTCGCTCAGCTTGCGATTCCTTGCCTCCACAGCCCCTCCACGCACTCTTCAGGCTCGTTGAAACAGCAAGGGATCAAGCTACCCTCTGTTCTCGACGCTCGTCCGCGCATTGGCCATCCAACGGCAGGGCGGTTCGCGGCTGCCTACTGACGCACGGGCTGGCAAGGGCGAGGCGTGCGGTATCGTCGCGCCCTCGTGAAAGAGGGTCACCACAGGGCCTGGGCCAGCCGCTACATGATGCGGCCGCTCAGAGGTGCGCGTCAGCAGCCAGCGCCGTGAACGCTGACCATGCGTGCGGAGAGACCGACAGCGCGGGCCTCTGCGTGTCCTTCGAGTCCCGGATCAGCACGGCCTCGGGGCTGTACGCGATCTCTACGCAGTTGCCGCCGCCACCACCGCTGTAGCTGCTCTTGAACCAGGCAGGTTCGGTGGTCCTCATAGCGCTCCTCGCATCTGCTCCAGCAGACTCGCGGTGGCTTGATGGCTCAGAGCCTGCGAGCGCATCTTGCCATAGCGCTGAAGCATCGCGCTTGCGGCTTTTGGGTCGCTGATCAGCATGCTGTTGTCGTGTGCTTCGACGTATCCCACCCATCGGTTGTCCGTCGTCTCAGCGAGCGAGAGCGGGCCCTCGAAGCCTGAGTGGTCCTCCTGGATCAGCGGCATCGCCTGAATCTCCACATTACGCAGACGGCCTACCGCGAGCAGGTGATCAAAGAGTGTCCGCGTGACCTGGTTGCCTCCCAAGCGCCTTTCCAGCAGCCCTTGTTCGATGATGAAGCCGAACGTCGTGTTCGGCCGCTCCGTCAGGAGTCTCTGCCGCTCCAGTCGGGCGGTGGCCTGATGCTCGAACTGCGCCTCGGCGAGGGGCGGCAGGCGTCGCTCGAAGATCGCGTGGATGTAGGACTCCGGTTGCAGTAGTCCTGGAACGACGCTCGACTCGTACGAGAAGAGCGTGATCGCCTCCTCCTCGATCGCCGCCCACTGCAGGAACCACGACGCCAGCCCCGCCTTACGCGTCAGGCTCTTCGCCGCCGCCTCCAGCACCCGCGCAGCCGTGTCCCCCAGCACGTCCTTCGAGCGGTCCAGCAGGTCCCGCGGCAGGTACCGCTTGCCCTGCTCGATCTTGGCGATGTACGCCGTGGAGTACTGGACCAGCGGCGCGAACTGCTCCTGCGTCAGGCGGGCTTCGTCGCGCAGGGCCTTGAGTACCGCCCCGAACGTTCTCAGGCTGTCGGACAACTCGGGTTCGCCACAGCCTGCGCCGCCCCCGACCCCGCCCCTGAGACCGCCGATGTCCGTCACCATTCGCGCCCGCAACTCCCTGTGCCGCACTGCACTACGCCCGACCGTGCTTCATGGTTACGCAACGTGACTCACCCAGTCCAGCGCGTGAACCAGTACAACGCGATCTGTATCGGTGCCGTGCCTGCCGCCGGGTCCCGCATCTCAGCAGGCTGGATTCCATGCCAGCCCCTCACACCCAAGCGACCGTCACCCCAGGCGTGTTCGCCCAGCGCTTCTCCGCCACCCGGCGCGGGGCACGTCTCGCGCGCCTGCTCGCCGCACTTCAGCTCGTCGAATGGGGGTGTCCGCGCGGTTCGGAGCACTACGACGCGGTCACGATCGTCGTCGCCGAGCTCGCCGCCAACGCCGTGCTGCACGGCCTCGTCCCCGGCCGGGACTTCGCTCTGCTCCTCGCACACGACGACGGCAGGGGCGTCCTCCGTATCGAGGTGTCCGACACCCATCCCTCCCGGCCGAGCCACGTCCTGCCCGCCCTCGACGAGGACCACGGCCGGGGCCTGGTCCTCGTCGACACCCTCGCCGTCCGCTGGGGTGTCCGCGACCGCCTCGGGCCGGGCAAGACGGTCTGGGCGGAGTGTGTGCTGTCCACGAGAGCAGGTACACCGGGCCCGGGCGGCCCGCCGGCTCACGAGTCGGAACCCGGGGAGCCCGAACCTCAGCGGTAGTCCTCGGCGGATCCTTCCCCGCCGCCGTAGAAGACGTCCTCGAAGTACGCCCAGGCGTCCGGCCGGCTGCCGTCCACATCCGTCACCCCGTACACCCGGGCGAGTTCCCCGCTGGAGGTGGACTTGCCGTTCCACCGCTGAGCGCGGTCCGGGTCCGTGGCCAGCGCCACGACCGCCCGGGCCAGGTAGCGCGGGGACTCCGCGATCGCGAACTCGGGCTGCTGCGCAATCGCGTCACGCCAGTTCTCCTCGCTCACACCGAAGTGGGAGAGCATCTGCTCGGAGCGCAGGAAGCCCGGCGAGACCGCGACCGCCGCGCCCCCGTACTCGGCCAGCTCTTGCCCCAGTCCGAATGCGAGGCGGATCGGGGCGTTCTTCGCCAGGTCGTAGTACATGTTCTCCCGATAGCGGCGATTGGAGTGCGCGGTGCCGTCGGTGACCTCCACGTGGAGCGGCGCGTCCGAGCGGATCAGCAGCGGAAGCAGCAGCGCCGCAGTGATCACGTGCGAGCGCGCCCCGAGTTCCAGGATGCGCAGGCCGTCGGCGAGCGGCGTCTCCCAGCTCTTCTTCCCGAACACCGAGGTGGCCATGAGGTGTTCACCGCCCCATAGATCGTTGACGAGGATGTCGAGCCGGCCGCACTCCCGATCGACCCGCTCGGCGAGGGCACGCACCTGGGCTTCGTCGAGATGGTCGGTGGGAACCGCGATCCCGACGCCGCCCGCTGCCGTGACCATCTCGGCGGTCTCCTCGATGGTCTCGGTGGTCCGGCCGACCTCACTGGCCCGAGCCCGGGTGGTGCGGCCGGTCACGTACACGGTGGCACCGGCCCTGCCCAGTTCCACCGCCTGAGCCCGTCCCGCACCGCGGGTAGCGCCGGCCACGAGCACGATCCGTCCCGCGAGTGAACCCGCCGGAGCAGTCTGCGGAGTGTTCCGGGTGGTGATGTTCTGGTTCTCCATGCCATCCATCGTTCCTGCCAAACCCGACAGAACACGTCACCTTTTAGGGGTTCTTTCGGTGGGTCTTTCGGAGGTTCTTCGAAGGCGTCGGACGTATCGGGGTGTGGTGAGGCAGGCCGTGAGGCCGAGAGAAGCGGGCGCCGAGCACCACGGCGGACCGACCACCCAGGTCGGGACCCGCCCCGGCGGGACGCGTGGACGGGCCCGCCCGCCCCGGACGCACGAAATCCCCGGTCCGCAATTGCCGACCGGGGATTTCCTCACGTATATTTGGTGTTTCTGTGCGCCCACAGAAAAGGCCCCACACCGGGGGCCACAAGAATCACCCTATCCGGCAGGGAGCGGTTTTGTCAACTCGCGAAAACGTCGAATTGCAGAAGGAGCAGGAATTCGTCGACCGGCTCTACGACCGTGTCGACGCCCTCCGCGGCGACACCGCGCAGGGCGTCGAGGACGCGCTGACCCCGGTCGGGAACGGCCTCCAGGCCCGCCTGGAGCGGGACGTGATCGTCTCCGAGCGCTCGGGCCTTCTCGCCGCCCTCGACGCGGTGGATGGTTCCCTGTGCTTCGGGCGCATCGATCTTCTCGGCGGGGCCGCGCACCATATCGGCCGTATCGGAATTCGCGAGGACGACACCGAGCACACGCCCCTCCTGATCGACTGGCGCGCACCCGTCGCCCGGCCTTTCTATCTCGCCACCGGACACACGCCGATGGGGCTGCGCCGACGCCGGCACATCACCAGCGAGGGCCGCACGGTGACCGAGCTGCACGACGAGATCCTCGACCTGGGGGACGACGAGCGCAGCGGTTTCGAGGACCCGACCGGTGACGCCGTGCTGCTCGCCGCGCTGAGCTCCGCCCGTACGGGCCGCATGGGCGACATCGTGCGGACCATCCAGGCCGAGCAGGACCGCATCATCCGCGCCCCGCACCGCGGTGTCCTCGTCGTCGAGGGCGGCCCCGGTACGGGCAAGACGGCGGTCGCCCTGCACCGTGCCGCCTTCCTGCTCTACGAGCACCGCGAGCTCCTCGCCAAGCGGGCGGTGCTGGTGGTGGGCCCGAACCCGGCGTTCCTCCGATACATCGGTGAGGTGCTGCCCGCGCTCGGTGAGACCGGTGTCATGCTCGCCACGCAGGCCGAGCTCTTCCCGGGCGTGCACGCCCGGGGCACGGACACCCCGCGTGCGGCGGCCGTCAAGGGCGGGGCGGGGATGGCGGAGGCGCTCGCCCTGGCCGTGCGCGACCGGCAGACGCTGCCCGAGCCCGGCGCCCCGATCGTCGTCCCGCACGACGACGGTGACCTCGTCCTGGACTGGGAGATCGCCTACGAGGCCCGGCAGGCCGCCCGCGACACCCTGCTGCCGCACAACCTCGCCCGCCCCTACTTCGCGTTCCAGATCATCGACGCCCTCACCGCTCAGCTCACCGAGCGCATCGGGGCGGACCCGTACGGCGGGCCCAACTTCCTCGGGGCGGACGACATCGCCCAGCTCGGCAAGGCGGTCGCCGCGAGCGAGCAGGTGCACGCCGCCGTCGCCGATCTGTGGCCGATGCTCACGCCCGAGGAGTTCCTCGCCGACTACCTCGACGAGCCCGTGTACGTACCGGAGGGGGAGGCCGAGGCCATCCGGCGCTCCCCCGGCGGCGAGTGGACGCCGGCCGACGTGCCACTCCTCGACGAGGCCGCCCAACTGCTCGGCTCCGACGACAGCGCCGCGCGCGCCGCGGCGGAGGCGGAACGCCAGGAGCGGGTGGCCTATGCGCAGGGTGTGCTGGAGCTGTCCCGGGGTTCGGAGACGTACGAGTTCGAGGACGAGGAGTCCGAGCGCCTGGCCGCCCACGACATCATCGACGCCGAGCGGATGGCCGAGCGGCAGGAGGAGGCCGATCACCGCAGTGCCGCCGAACGCGCCGCCGCCGACCGGACCTGGGCCTTCGGTCACATCATCGTGGACGAGGCGCAGGAGCTGTCGCCGATGGCGTGGCGGCTGCTGATGCGCCGTTCGCCCACGCGTTCGCTGACGCTGGTCGGCGACCCCGCGCAGACGTCGGAGGAGGCGGGCGTGGGGTCCTGGGAGAAGATCCTGGAACCGTATGTCGGCGACCGCTTCGAGCATGTGCGGCTGCGGGTCAACTACCGTACGCCCGCCGAGATCATGGACCTGGCGGCCAGGGTCGTGCGGGCCGAGGACCCCTCGTTCGAACCGCCGGGGTCGGTGCGTTCGACGGGCGAGAAGCCGTGGACGCGTGAGTCCGGCCCCGATCTGGCGGGTGCGGTGGCGCGTGCCGTCGCCGAGCTGACGCCGGAGGAGGGGCGGCTCGCGGTGATCGCGCCGCGTGCGCTGCACGAGGAGATCGCGGCTCCGCTCGACGGGGTCACCGCCGGGGCGGAACCCGACCTCACCCACCCCGTGGTGCTGCTCGGCCCCCGTGAGGCGAAGGGCCTGGAGTTCGACCACGTG is drawn from Streptomyces sp. NBC_00178 and contains these coding sequences:
- a CDS encoding DUF397 domain-containing protein, producing the protein MRTTEPAWFKSSYSGGGGGNCVEIAYSPEAVLIRDSKDTQRPALSVSPHAWSAFTALAADAHL
- a CDS encoding GmrSD restriction endonuclease domain-containing protein encodes the protein MEARNRKLSDWLATVRSGQVKLPRFQRFEAWSYSQVQSLLESVLNDLPIGAMFVLEVEGNPPFHPRPINSAPAGGKVSELLLDGQQRITALWKSLQGDYPERAFFVSFNEKTDYEGIAVQSVKVSVRGDRRYPLWLGDPTKLLERGLIPVQLLQPGEAANADALEWIQAASGDNHAEFVKHLMKIQEWRARFSSFNIPFLSLPATTSPAQVLEVFTRINTGSTPLSIFDIITADIEQAVGESLHDLLENLNGRVPGLSRYGDVQDIVLRTAALMQDKTPDRPSILSLDWDEVVRDWPELVGGAEKAVEFLEAEKVLDGARLPIFTVVPALIALWSYGVKLSPDRLGEARTLLRKFMWRGFFTERYESSAHTAVIQDVRELTKAIRDGRTDAAPPIFGYDLPSEEDLREAGWPKKKDRLARAILLVSLKGGATDLADGGPISVLNVTQREYHHIFPDGYLKNVRSEIAANLALNCALITWKTNRTIRDKEPLVYMRDRAEANSLGDDETVFRLKTHAIPEGPLRKNDYSEFILARSREVASAMEALTSGRPWSP
- a CDS encoding ATP-binding protein, with protein sequence MPAPHTQATVTPGVFAQRFSATRRGARLARLLAALQLVEWGCPRGSEHYDAVTIVVAELAANAVLHGLVPGRDFALLLAHDDGRGVLRIEVSDTHPSRPSHVLPALDEDHGRGLVLVDTLAVRWGVRDRLGPGKTVWAECVLSTRAGTPGPGGPPAHESEPGEPEPQR
- a CDS encoding helix-turn-helix domain-containing protein, which encodes MVTDIGGLRGGVGGGAGCGEPELSDSLRTFGAVLKALRDEARLTQEQFAPLVQYSTAYIAKIEQGKRYLPRDLLDRSKDVLGDTAARVLEAAAKSLTRKAGLASWFLQWAAIEEEAITLFSYESSVVPGLLQPESYIHAIFERRLPPLAEAQFEHQATARLERQRLLTERPNTTFGFIIEQGLLERRLGGNQVTRTLFDHLLAVGRLRNVEIQAMPLIQEDHSGFEGPLSLAETTDNRWVGYVEAHDNSMLISDPKAASAMLQRYGKMRSQALSHQATASLLEQMRGAL
- a CDS encoding HelD family protein — protein: MQKEQEFVDRLYDRVDALRGDTAQGVEDALTPVGNGLQARLERDVIVSERSGLLAALDAVDGSLCFGRIDLLGGAAHHIGRIGIREDDTEHTPLLIDWRAPVARPFYLATGHTPMGLRRRRHITSEGRTVTELHDEILDLGDDERSGFEDPTGDAVLLAALSSARTGRMGDIVRTIQAEQDRIIRAPHRGVLVVEGGPGTGKTAVALHRAAFLLYEHRELLAKRAVLVVGPNPAFLRYIGEVLPALGETGVMLATQAELFPGVHARGTDTPRAAAVKGGAGMAEALALAVRDRQTLPEPGAPIVVPHDDGDLVLDWEIAYEARQAARDTLLPHNLARPYFAFQIIDALTAQLTERIGADPYGGPNFLGADDIAQLGKAVAASEQVHAAVADLWPMLTPEEFLADYLDEPVYVPEGEAEAIRRSPGGEWTPADVPLLDEAAQLLGSDDSAARAAAEAERQERVAYAQGVLELSRGSETYEFEDEESERLAAHDIIDAERMAERQEEADHRSAAERAAADRTWAFGHIIVDEAQELSPMAWRLLMRRSPTRSLTLVGDPAQTSEEAGVGSWEKILEPYVGDRFEHVRLRVNYRTPAEIMDLAARVVRAEDPSFEPPGSVRSTGEKPWTRESGPDLAGAVARAVAELTPEEGRLAVIAPRALHEEIAAPLDGVTAGAEPDLTHPVVLLGPREAKGLEFDHVLVVEPARFGTSDLYVALTRATQRLGIVHREGLPDALR
- a CDS encoding SDR family oxidoreductase, with the protein product MENQNITTRNTPQTAPAGSLAGRIVLVAGATRGAGRAQAVELGRAGATVYVTGRTTRARASEVGRTTETIEETAEMVTAAGGVGIAVPTDHLDEAQVRALAERVDRECGRLDILVNDLWGGEHLMATSVFGKKSWETPLADGLRILELGARSHVITAALLLPLLIRSDAPLHVEVTDGTAHSNRRYRENMYYDLAKNAPIRLAFGLGQELAEYGGAAVAVSPGFLRSEQMLSHFGVSEENWRDAIAQQPEFAIAESPRYLARAVVALATDPDRAQRWNGKSTSSGELARVYGVTDVDGSRPDAWAYFEDVFYGGGEGSAEDYR